One stretch of Rhinolophus ferrumequinum isolate MPI-CBG mRhiFer1 chromosome 3, mRhiFer1_v1.p, whole genome shotgun sequence DNA includes these proteins:
- the MDFI gene encoding myoD family inhibitor isoform X1 — protein sequence MSQVSGQHPPHCDAPNEAPSAAPGPAQTSSLLPGLEVGTASTHPVEAALEEGSLEEVATPMPQGDDSGAPQALDSTDLDVPTEAVTCQPQGNPLGCTPLLANGSGHPSELGSARRAGNGALGGPKAHRKLQAHPSLASQGSKKSKGSTKSAASQIPLQAQEDCCVHCILSCLFCEFLTLCNIVLDCATCGSCSSEDSCLCCCCCGSGECADCDLPCDLDCGILDACCESADCLEICMECCGLCFSS from the exons ATGTCCCAGGTGAGTGGCCAGCACCCCCCTCACTGCGACGCACCCAATGAAGCCCCCAGCGCAGCTCCGGGCCCAG CCCAGACCTCATCCCTCCTGCCTGGGCTGGAGGTAGGAACAGCATCCACTCATCCTGTGGAGGCTGCGCTAGAggagggctccctggaggaggtggcaacCCCCATGCCCCAAGGCGATGATTCTGGGGCACCCCAGGCCCTGGACAGCACTGACCTCGATGTCCCCACAGAAGCTGTGACAT GCCAGCCTCAGGGGAACCCCTTGGGCTGCACCCCACTACTGGCGAATGGCTCTGGCCACCCCTCGGAGCTGGGCAGTGCCAGGCGGGCGGGGAATGGTGCCCTGGGTGGCCCCAAGGCCCACCGGAAGTTGCAAGCACACCCATCTCTTGCCAGCCAGGGCAGCAAGAAGAGCAAGGGCAGCACCAAATCGGCTGCCTCCCAGATCCCTCTCCAGGCACAGGAAG ACTGCTGTGTGCACTGCATCCTGTCCTGCCTGTTCTGCGAGTTCCTGACGCTGTGCAACATTGTCCTGGACTGCGCCACGTGCGGCTCCTGCAGCTCGGAGGACTCgtgcctctgctgctgctgctgcggctcCGGCGAGTGTGCTGACTGCGACCTGCCCTGCGACCTGGACTGCGGCATCCTGGACGCCTGCTGCGAGTCGGCGGACTGCCTGGAGATCTGCATGGAGTGCTGTGGGCTCTGCTTCTCCTCCTGA
- the MDFI gene encoding myoD family inhibitor isoform X2 produces MPQGDDSGAPQALDSTDLDVPTEAVTCQPQGNPLGCTPLLANGSGHPSELGSARRAGNGALGGPKAHRKLQAHPSLASQGSKKSKGSTKSAASQIPLQAQEDCCVHCILSCLFCEFLTLCNIVLDCATCGSCSSEDSCLCCCCCGSGECADCDLPCDLDCGILDACCESADCLEICMECCGLCFSS; encoded by the exons ATGCCCCAAGGCGATGATTCTGGGGCACCCCAGGCCCTGGACAGCACTGACCTCGATGTCCCCACAGAAGCTGTGACAT GCCAGCCTCAGGGGAACCCCTTGGGCTGCACCCCACTACTGGCGAATGGCTCTGGCCACCCCTCGGAGCTGGGCAGTGCCAGGCGGGCGGGGAATGGTGCCCTGGGTGGCCCCAAGGCCCACCGGAAGTTGCAAGCACACCCATCTCTTGCCAGCCAGGGCAGCAAGAAGAGCAAGGGCAGCACCAAATCGGCTGCCTCCCAGATCCCTCTCCAGGCACAGGAAG ACTGCTGTGTGCACTGCATCCTGTCCTGCCTGTTCTGCGAGTTCCTGACGCTGTGCAACATTGTCCTGGACTGCGCCACGTGCGGCTCCTGCAGCTCGGAGGACTCgtgcctctgctgctgctgctgcggctcCGGCGAGTGTGCTGACTGCGACCTGCCCTGCGACCTGGACTGCGGCATCCTGGACGCCTGCTGCGAGTCGGCGGACTGCCTGGAGATCTGCATGGAGTGCTGTGGGCTCTGCTTCTCCTCCTGA